One Roseimaritima multifibrata DNA window includes the following coding sequences:
- a CDS encoding glycerophosphodiester phosphodiesterase: MTAHRGDSGRFPENTLPAFEGGIDVGADWIELDILRSKDGTLVVIHDRTTQRVGDKDLDVADSSYEVLRTVDVATDFRRRMGKSIEECPAQRIPTLENVLRLVMKQNRTRVSIQPKMDCVGEAIQMIKRLKAERWVGFNDGNLKYMAEVKSLAPQIPVFWDRGENTNIDEDIRIAKQHGFEGLVLHHNAVTPEKSQKVKAAGLEIGAWTVNDQPTMETLLGMGVQRIYTDHPSLLLTLKEEL; this comes from the coding sequence GTGACCGCTCATCGGGGAGATTCCGGTCGGTTTCCCGAAAACACGCTTCCGGCGTTCGAAGGTGGAATCGACGTGGGTGCCGACTGGATCGAACTGGACATTCTTCGCTCTAAGGATGGCACGTTAGTTGTGATCCATGATCGAACAACCCAGCGGGTGGGCGACAAGGACCTCGATGTAGCGGACTCCAGCTACGAAGTATTACGGACGGTGGATGTCGCTACGGACTTCCGCCGACGGATGGGGAAATCGATAGAGGAATGTCCTGCACAAAGGATTCCAACACTGGAAAATGTGCTCCGGCTAGTGATGAAACAGAACCGAACTCGAGTTTCGATTCAGCCCAAGATGGACTGCGTAGGCGAAGCTATCCAAATGATAAAGCGATTGAAAGCGGAACGATGGGTGGGCTTTAACGACGGCAACCTGAAATACATGGCGGAAGTAAAATCGCTCGCACCACAAATTCCCGTCTTCTGGGATCGTGGCGAAAACACGAACATCGACGAAGACATCCGTATCGCCAAACAGCACGGCTTTGAGGGCCTCGTGTTACATCACAATGCCGTCACGCCCGAGAAATCTCAAAAGGTAAAGGCTGCTGGACTGGAAATTGGAGCATGGACCGTCAATGACCAACCCACGATGGAAACGTTACTGGGCATGGGAGTCCAACGAATCTACACCGATCACCCCAGTCTGCTGCTAACCCTTAAAGAGGAGCTCTAG
- a CDS encoding HD domain-containing protein, with amino-acid sequence MNLHPLLKVILKDYALPLNGDHGVAHWARVLENGLRLAEETGANVAVVSLFAVLHDSRRISEVADPQHGPRAAEFATELRGTVFDLDDQKFRLLYRACEGHTHERNHPDATIQTCWDSDRLDLGRVGIMPHPSRLCTEAAKRPETIRWADGRARFQFVPGFVVDEWEIDLEAGR; translated from the coding sequence ATGAACCTTCACCCACTCCTGAAAGTCATTCTGAAAGACTATGCCCTGCCGCTCAACGGCGACCATGGTGTAGCGCACTGGGCTCGAGTCTTGGAAAACGGATTGCGACTGGCCGAAGAGACGGGTGCGAATGTCGCAGTCGTTTCGCTGTTCGCCGTCCTGCACGACTCACGCCGAATTAGTGAAGTTGCCGACCCTCAGCATGGGCCTCGCGCTGCGGAATTTGCAACGGAACTGCGAGGCACCGTTTTTGATTTGGATGATCAAAAGTTTCGGTTGCTGTATCGAGCCTGCGAGGGGCACACGCACGAACGAAATCATCCGGACGCAACCATTCAGACTTGCTGGGATTCGGATCGACTTGACCTTGGTCGCGTCGGTATCATGCCGCATCCTAGTCGCCTTTGCACCGAGGCTGCCAAGCGACCCGAGACGATCAGGTGGGCGGACGGCCGAGCGAGATTTCAATTCGTTCCGGGATTTGTCGTGGACGAATGGGAAATCGATTTGGAGGCAGGTAGGTAA
- a CDS encoding DoxX family protein: MTWIKSTSRGLLAVFMIGAGTMHFVNTDFFMKIMPPYLPLHKELVLVSGAFEVLLGVLLLVPRSSRLAAWGIIALLIAVFPANLYLYQHQDILPASPIIHLLRLPLQGALILWAFWHTRPLGKKS; this comes from the coding sequence ATGACCTGGATCAAATCGACATCAAGGGGCCTGTTGGCGGTTTTTATGATTGGTGCCGGAACGATGCACTTCGTGAATACCGATTTTTTTATGAAGATCATGCCACCCTATCTTCCGCTGCACAAAGAACTGGTTTTGGTTAGCGGGGCCTTTGAAGTTCTGCTGGGCGTCCTGCTGTTGGTTCCACGGAGTTCACGGCTGGCTGCGTGGGGAATTATCGCTTTACTGATTGCCGTGTTTCCAGCCAACCTTTACCTCTATCAGCATCAGGATATTCTGCCAGCATCACCGATCATTCACTTATTGCGTCTGCCGTTGCAGGGAGCGTTGATATTGTGGGCGTTTTGGCACACGCGACCGCTAGGGAAGAAGTCATGA
- a CDS encoding DsbA family oxidoreductase, with product MVAWRPAFRVGLGWRKATVSNSNHCPWTTASVLDLNFKRERFCRINTRCADRSDPKRREKGEGRREKGEGRREKGEGRWEFHLVSVLSIKLALLRKENFGKTVCESPSGLCVKLNRLCFADQIGLSSSCRIAMDLAVDVISDVICPWCYIGKRRLEKAIAAFDGEHAIAVRWHPFQLNPSMPKAGISRRDYRTQKFGSWERSKELDAQVSVAGKSEGLHFAFEKMERTPNTVDAHRLIWLAGQHGCQDALVEALFRAYFSEGRDIGSQQTLLELAAESGLDQQAVEIMLSSDQGMDVITKGRELSQQHGVTGVPYFLVNNAIALSGAQAPDTFVAALKQAIA from the coding sequence TTGGTCGCTTGGCGTCCCGCTTTTAGAGTTGGTTTGGGCTGGAGGAAAGCGACAGTTTCAAATTCCAATCACTGTCCTTGGACAACAGCGAGCGTGCTCGACTTGAACTTCAAGCGGGAGCGATTTTGCAGAATCAATACACGATGTGCGGATCGAAGTGATCCCAAGAGAAGGGAGAAGGGAGAAGGGAGAAGGGAGAAGGGAGAAGGGAGAAGGGAGAAGGGAGAAGGGAGATGGGAGTTCCATTTGGTTTCCGTGTTGTCAATCAAACTGGCGCTGCTCCGCAAAGAAAACTTTGGAAAAACGGTCTGTGAATCGCCCTCTGGTCTTTGTGTTAAGCTGAATCGATTGTGTTTCGCCGATCAAATAGGTCTTTCCTCGTCTTGTAGAATTGCAATGGATCTTGCTGTTGACGTAATTTCTGACGTTATTTGCCCGTGGTGTTACATCGGCAAACGACGGCTTGAAAAAGCGATCGCTGCCTTCGATGGAGAACATGCTATTGCTGTTCGCTGGCATCCGTTTCAGCTCAATCCATCGATGCCGAAAGCAGGAATCAGCCGCCGAGACTATCGCACTCAAAAGTTTGGCAGTTGGGAGCGATCGAAGGAACTGGATGCTCAGGTCTCTGTTGCCGGAAAATCCGAAGGCCTTCATTTTGCTTTTGAAAAAATGGAGCGAACTCCAAACACTGTCGATGCCCACCGGCTGATTTGGCTGGCCGGCCAACATGGTTGTCAGGATGCGCTCGTTGAAGCGCTTTTTCGAGCTTACTTCAGCGAAGGTAGAGACATCGGCAGCCAACAGACGCTGCTGGAACTAGCTGCTGAATCAGGGCTGGATCAGCAAGCCGTGGAAATCATGCTCAGCAGCGATCAAGGGATGGATGTTATCACAAAGGGCCGGGAACTCTCCCAGCAGCATGGCGTAACAGGAGTTCCGTACTTCCTGGTCAACAACGCGATTGCCTTGTCAGGGGCTCAGGCACCCGACACCTTTGTAGCTGCATTGAAGCAAGCAATCGCATGA
- a CDS encoding DUF1800 domain-containing protein — translation MNDMKFADPTWAWQPFEPTADRPWDRSLVSHLYRRAGFGADLPSIEKAIDRSPADVVNELVASNREQSDFRATADALANATLAGGDPAKLSAAWVYRLLYTPNQVLEKLTLFWHGHFATGAEKVKDARMMWNQNQLLREHALGNFGDLAMKISHDPAMLIYLDSAINRKAHPNENFARELMELFCLGEGNYSEKDVLELARCFTGWEIKNKKFRKNRYQHDSKEKSVLGQSGNFDGEDGVRIVLEQPAAPKFIARKLYRFFVCDEPRPTDAMLQPLADLLREHDFEVAPVIARILGSNIFYSTNSVGRKIKSPVELVIGTLRCLNATTNTQRVAKGLRNIGQGLFYPPNVKGWDGGRAWINSSTLLGRANLVADILDSNTTRFDGKSLSEYLHTQNVRTTDQAIEHFEVCLLAVRLDEATKAQLRKTTAAHTGDKERQMRSLLHAVTSLPVCQLA, via the coding sequence ATGAATGACATGAAATTCGCAGACCCAACCTGGGCATGGCAACCTTTTGAACCGACTGCAGATCGTCCGTGGGACCGATCTTTAGTCTCACACTTGTATCGGCGTGCCGGATTCGGAGCCGACTTGCCCAGCATCGAAAAAGCGATCGATCGGAGTCCGGCAGACGTGGTCAACGAACTGGTCGCAAGCAACCGCGAACAGTCCGATTTCCGGGCGACCGCCGACGCCCTTGCAAATGCAACTTTGGCAGGTGGTGACCCTGCAAAATTGTCGGCGGCCTGGGTCTATCGCCTGCTTTACACACCGAACCAAGTGCTTGAAAAATTGACGCTATTCTGGCATGGGCACTTCGCCACCGGTGCCGAGAAGGTCAAAGATGCGAGGATGATGTGGAACCAAAATCAGCTTTTACGTGAGCATGCATTGGGCAATTTTGGAGATTTGGCGATGAAGATTTCGCACGACCCCGCGATGTTGATTTATCTCGATTCAGCGATCAATCGCAAAGCGCATCCGAACGAAAACTTCGCCCGTGAATTGATGGAACTGTTCTGCCTGGGCGAAGGAAACTACAGCGAAAAGGACGTACTAGAACTGGCTCGCTGCTTCACGGGCTGGGAGATCAAGAACAAAAAGTTTCGCAAAAATCGCTACCAGCACGATTCCAAAGAGAAATCGGTGCTTGGGCAAAGTGGCAACTTTGATGGCGAAGATGGCGTGCGAATCGTACTGGAGCAGCCTGCGGCACCAAAGTTCATCGCCCGCAAGCTGTATCGATTCTTTGTTTGTGATGAACCCAGACCGACGGATGCGATGCTGCAACCATTGGCAGATTTATTGCGAGAACACGATTTTGAGGTTGCTCCAGTAATCGCAAGAATCTTGGGAAGTAATATTTTTTACTCGACCAACTCGGTTGGTCGAAAAATCAAATCACCTGTCGAATTAGTGATTGGAACGCTGCGATGCTTGAATGCGACAACCAACACGCAACGGGTCGCGAAAGGCCTTAGGAACATCGGGCAAGGCTTGTTCTATCCGCCCAACGTCAAAGGCTGGGATGGTGGGCGGGCGTGGATCAATTCGTCGACCTTGCTGGGACGTGCGAATCTTGTCGCTGACATCCTGGATAGCAACACGACTCGCTTTGACGGCAAAAGTCTTTCCGAGTACTTGCACACCCAGAATGTGCGAACGACCGATCAAGCCATCGAGCATTTCGAGGTTTGTTTACTTGCTGTGCGATTGGATGAGGCGACGAAAGCACAACTCCGCAAAACCACGGCAGCACATACAGGTGACAAAGAGCGACAGATGCGTTCGCTATTGCATGCAGTGACTTCCCTTCCCGTTTGTCAACTCGCGTAA
- a CDS encoding DUF1501 domain-containing protein: protein MHIATNQNRRNFLGSSISGATALGIGAALPACFAEAASAAPKANERILVVVQMSGGNDGLNTIVPFADDHYRSARPKLAIPKNELRKISDEDGLHPSMTGIEELLQNGQFAAIRNVGYEKPNRSHFESMDIWHTCRRKDEPRGDGWLGRYLDQQPATSGGDVPALHLGQEQQPVAVASSTVRVPTVKDLAEFQLRGSDKQSLRDLLENRPPTNPSSDNDLLNFLQSSTTSAIAASQRVTDAAQGYKSKVKYPETELGNKLRVVAQLIDAGLTTRIYYVQHDGFDTHAQQAETHSVLLRQWSDAVSALIRDLNAHDHGQRVCVMTFSEFGRRVSENASEGTDHGAAGPMFLCGGGVKAGIIGKRPNLTDLQQGDLKHEYDFRQVYASVLKDWLGTDPTPILGKEYQSLPLFA from the coding sequence ATGCACATTGCTACCAATCAAAATCGACGAAATTTCTTGGGGTCCTCGATTAGCGGTGCGACCGCATTGGGTATCGGCGCCGCCCTACCAGCGTGCTTTGCCGAGGCGGCATCGGCTGCCCCAAAGGCGAATGAACGAATACTCGTCGTCGTTCAAATGTCGGGCGGAAATGATGGTCTAAACACCATCGTTCCATTCGCCGACGACCACTACCGATCCGCTAGACCTAAACTTGCGATTCCCAAAAATGAATTACGGAAGATTAGTGATGAGGACGGCCTGCACCCTTCGATGACCGGCATCGAAGAACTATTACAAAACGGCCAATTCGCCGCGATCCGGAATGTTGGCTACGAGAAACCGAATCGATCGCACTTCGAATCGATGGACATCTGGCATACCTGTCGTCGCAAAGACGAACCGCGCGGCGACGGCTGGCTTGGGCGTTACTTAGACCAACAACCCGCGACCAGCGGAGGCGATGTCCCGGCACTCCACCTGGGCCAAGAACAACAGCCGGTCGCCGTCGCGTCTTCGACCGTTCGTGTCCCTACGGTAAAAGATTTGGCGGAGTTTCAATTACGTGGCAGCGACAAACAATCGCTGCGTGATTTGTTAGAAAACCGTCCGCCTACCAACCCTTCCAGCGACAATGATCTTCTGAATTTCCTGCAATCAAGCACCACTTCGGCAATCGCGGCTAGCCAGCGTGTCACGGATGCAGCGCAAGGCTATAAAAGCAAAGTGAAGTATCCCGAGACGGAACTGGGGAACAAACTGCGAGTGGTGGCCCAGTTGATCGATGCAGGTCTTACCACGCGGATTTACTATGTCCAACATGATGGTTTTGATACGCATGCCCAACAGGCAGAAACGCACAGTGTTCTGCTTCGACAATGGAGCGATGCCGTCAGTGCATTGATTCGCGATCTGAATGCTCACGACCATGGACAACGCGTCTGTGTGATGACGTTTAGCGAGTTCGGTCGACGGGTATCCGAGAACGCCAGCGAGGGAACCGACCACGGCGCTGCGGGGCCAATGTTCTTGTGCGGCGGCGGTGTCAAAGCGGGCATCATCGGCAAGCGTCCGAACTTGACCGATTTACAGCAAGGCGATTTGAAACACGAGTACGATTTCCGGCAAGTCTACGCATCCGTGCTGAAAGATTGGCTTGGCACCGACCCCACCCCCATCCTAGGCAAAGAATATCAGTCGCTGCCATTGTTTGCCTGA
- a CDS encoding DNA-3-methyladenine glycosylase family protein → MENKSQAGPHAQAIAHLRSADPVMKRIIAEVGPCTLRPQRDRFKMLASSIISQQISTGAARSIKKKLDELLGSAGLTPVHLARFSPEELRTAGVSPQKAKYLLDLADKVNQSEVNLQNIGRYSDDKIIQQLTVVKGIGHWTAQMFLIFALGRPDVFPHGDLGVRAAIRDRYDLEELPDQETSIAIAANWSPFATIASWYCWRSLEVAKAK, encoded by the coding sequence ATGGAAAATAAATCTCAGGCGGGCCCGCACGCCCAAGCGATCGCTCACCTCCGATCTGCCGACCCGGTCATGAAGAGGATCATCGCAGAAGTCGGTCCATGTACGTTACGGCCTCAACGGGATCGCTTTAAAATGTTGGCAAGTTCCATCATTTCACAGCAGATTTCAACGGGGGCCGCTCGGTCAATCAAGAAGAAACTTGACGAACTGCTCGGTTCCGCTGGTCTAACACCCGTTCATCTCGCTCGGTTTTCGCCAGAGGAACTGCGTACCGCAGGGGTTTCGCCGCAGAAGGCAAAATACTTGCTTGATCTAGCCGACAAAGTGAACCAATCCGAGGTCAACCTTCAGAATATTGGTCGTTACTCAGATGACAAAATCATCCAGCAACTAACGGTTGTAAAAGGGATCGGACATTGGACCGCGCAGATGTTTCTGATTTTCGCATTGGGCCGTCCAGACGTCTTCCCGCATGGGGACCTAGGAGTCCGAGCAGCCATTCGCGACCGCTATGATCTTGAGGAACTTCCCGACCAAGAAACAAGCATCGCGATCGCTGCAAATTGGAGTCCGTTTGCAACGATCGCAAGTTGGTACTGCTGGCGATCGTTGGAAGTTGCCAAAGCCAAGTAA
- a CDS encoding DUF6868 family protein produces MNEQTKDFLNTLSGILLRCWMFGFALLLFWFFVLQGMRTFVHYLHGSLFGVSDHELDVIFYCGMGLVKIGVLTFFFIPWLSIKLMLRKSL; encoded by the coding sequence ATGAACGAACAAACCAAAGATTTTTTGAACACGCTTTCTGGTATCCTGCTGCGATGTTGGATGTTCGGATTTGCATTGCTGCTCTTTTGGTTTTTCGTCCTTCAAGGGATGCGAACCTTCGTGCACTACCTACACGGTTCGCTGTTTGGGGTAAGCGATCATGAACTGGATGTGATTTTTTATTGCGGCATGGGCTTGGTAAAGATCGGGGTTTTGACATTCTTCTTTATCCCCTGGCTATCCATCAAACTGATGCTGCGAAAGTCTTTGTAG
- a CDS encoding sulfatase, producing the protein MKSCCGLIQLFVSSLLIVLGMAPGSLHAERPNVLFIAIDDLNDYISPLANHPHIQTPNFERLAKRSVTFTNAHCAAPACHPSRVSVLTGVHPTRSGLYRNLFGAHGPRWREESPVLKDAVVLSQHFRDHGYRAVGGGKIFHTLQWTPGDSQNDPAAWDDYRGDPLDPISADWPRPSFVGKKGQNAGFTGKRPLSHFLFGANPIQLTADQGDGAVVDWAIENMHAPTEQPLFLAVGLFRPHIPWEVPQEWFDLYPESRLELPAHLVDDLADAHSHGREHWHKWVTDNKQWKTMLRGYLASISYVDHQLGRLLDGLDESPLAENTVVVLWSDHGFNIGEKENWEKFALWQQTTRTPLFIHAPGISQDGKRTNQPTTLTDIYPTLCELAGLPVPKQCTGISLVPQLEHPDQTDRRTSLTSYVFTANGQPAHGISDTRYRYIQYPDGFEELYDLQTDPHEFHNLADKPDFQEIKKRLSKGVPADVAEDVGALQGKGKD; encoded by the coding sequence ATGAAGTCATGTTGCGGATTGATTCAGTTGTTCGTGTCCAGTTTACTGATTGTCCTTGGGATGGCCCCTGGATCACTTCATGCGGAGCGTCCCAACGTACTGTTCATCGCGATCGATGATCTCAATGACTACATTTCACCGCTGGCCAACCACCCTCACATCCAGACTCCCAATTTCGAGCGACTTGCCAAACGATCGGTCACTTTCACGAACGCTCATTGCGCAGCGCCAGCGTGCCATCCGTCGCGAGTCTCCGTACTGACGGGGGTTCATCCTACACGGTCTGGGTTGTACCGAAATCTGTTTGGGGCTCACGGTCCACGATGGCGTGAGGAATCGCCGGTACTGAAGGATGCGGTCGTTCTCTCACAACACTTCCGTGACCACGGCTATCGCGCCGTCGGTGGAGGCAAAATCTTTCATACTTTGCAGTGGACCCCGGGGGATTCTCAAAATGATCCAGCTGCATGGGACGATTACCGCGGAGACCCTTTGGATCCAATTTCAGCCGACTGGCCGCGTCCTTCGTTTGTGGGGAAAAAGGGACAGAATGCGGGCTTTACCGGTAAACGTCCGCTCAGTCACTTTTTGTTCGGAGCCAATCCGATTCAGTTGACCGCCGACCAGGGGGATGGAGCGGTCGTCGACTGGGCGATCGAAAACATGCACGCCCCAACCGAACAACCTCTCTTCTTGGCAGTCGGTCTCTTTCGCCCGCACATTCCTTGGGAAGTACCTCAAGAATGGTTTGACTTGTATCCCGAATCAAGACTTGAATTACCCGCGCATCTGGTTGATGACTTAGCCGATGCCCATTCGCATGGCCGCGAACACTGGCACAAATGGGTAACCGATAACAAACAGTGGAAAACGATGCTGCGAGGCTATTTGGCTTCGATCAGCTATGTGGATCATCAACTTGGCCGCCTGCTTGATGGTCTGGATGAATCTCCTTTAGCAGAGAATACGGTGGTAGTGCTCTGGTCGGACCATGGATTTAACATCGGTGAAAAGGAGAACTGGGAGAAATTTGCACTCTGGCAGCAAACCACACGGACGCCATTGTTCATCCATGCCCCTGGGATCTCGCAGGACGGAAAACGAACCAATCAACCGACAACACTGACGGACATCTACCCTACCCTCTGCGAGTTGGCGGGACTGCCAGTTCCTAAACAATGCACCGGTATTTCGTTAGTCCCACAGCTAGAACATCCCGACCAGACTGATCGCCGAACCTCTTTAACCTCTTATGTGTTTACGGCTAATGGCCAGCCTGCCCACGGGATCAGCGATACGCGATACCGCTACATCCAATATCCCGACGGTTTTGAAGAATTGTACGACCTTCAAACGGACCCTCACGAATTCCACAACCTGGCAGACAAACCCGATTTTCAAGAGATCAAAAAGAGACTGTCTAAAGGCGTGCCAGCCGATGTGGCGGAGGACGTCGGAGCATTGCAAGGGAAGGGAAAAGACTAA
- a CDS encoding prenyltransferase/squalene oxidase repeat-containing protein has protein sequence MNQRWKFRHARRIFVTSLVSGVLVSSVWAQDSGTAKKTSPEKAAVSESEKLRLQVVQKGLAFLAQEGQADSGTFSDQVGPGVTALAVTSALRNGQALTEPMVAEGLKALEGFAKPDGGIYGNGRLKNYETCVAMVCFAEANKSGQYNELLKQAKAFVTGLQYGEGNRSPDDPWYGGVGYGGAGRPDLSNTGYMIEALRATESGPSDPAIQRALAFVSRCQNLDSSHNDTLFAAKVDDGGFYYEIPTTVIDPSTSEERYTPNGGLRSYGSMGYTGLKSMIFAGLSKDDPRVVAALQWIKEHYSVEQNPGLGSAGLYYYYHTFAAGLNAAGLSEMVDADGNKHDWKADLIKELASRQNEDGSWSNENQRWFENDKNLATSFALMALAHCKP, from the coding sequence ATGAATCAGCGATGGAAATTCCGCCACGCGCGACGGATTTTTGTTACCTCCCTAGTTTCGGGGGTGCTGGTCAGTAGCGTTTGGGCTCAAGATTCTGGAACCGCCAAAAAAACTTCTCCCGAAAAAGCAGCGGTGTCGGAAAGTGAAAAATTGCGTCTTCAGGTTGTCCAGAAGGGGCTGGCATTTTTGGCACAAGAAGGGCAAGCCGATTCAGGCACTTTCTCCGATCAAGTTGGCCCTGGGGTTACGGCGCTGGCTGTGACTTCCGCGCTGAGAAACGGTCAAGCGTTGACCGAACCGATGGTCGCCGAAGGTTTGAAGGCACTGGAAGGTTTTGCGAAGCCCGACGGTGGGATCTACGGCAATGGACGCTTAAAGAATTATGAAACCTGTGTGGCGATGGTCTGTTTTGCGGAGGCCAATAAATCGGGGCAGTACAACGAATTGCTGAAACAAGCCAAAGCGTTTGTCACCGGCCTGCAGTACGGCGAGGGTAATCGATCGCCCGATGATCCATGGTACGGAGGCGTCGGATATGGCGGAGCAGGGCGTCCTGATCTTTCCAACACCGGCTACATGATCGAAGCTCTCCGAGCGACCGAATCGGGGCCAAGTGATCCTGCGATCCAACGGGCTTTAGCTTTCGTTTCACGGTGCCAGAATCTGGACAGCTCGCACAACGATACGCTGTTCGCAGCCAAGGTCGATGATGGTGGATTTTACTACGAGATCCCTACCACGGTGATCGACCCAAGCACCTCGGAAGAACGTTACACACCCAATGGCGGCCTGCGAAGTTATGGGTCGATGGGATATACCGGCCTGAAGAGCATGATCTTTGCCGGGCTTTCGAAAGATGACCCTCGAGTCGTGGCTGCATTGCAGTGGATTAAGGAGCATTACAGCGTGGAACAAAATCCAGGCTTAGGGTCGGCCGGTCTGTATTACTACTACCACACGTTTGCTGCAGGTTTAAACGCTGCGGGTTTGAGTGAAATGGTCGATGCCGACGGTAACAAGCATGACTGGAAGGCCGATCTGATCAAGGAACTCGCCTCACGCCAAAACGAAGACGGATCCTGGAGCAATGAAAATCAACGCTGGTTTGAAAACGACAAAAATTTAGCGACCAGTTTTGCGTTGATGGCTTTAGCCCACTGCAAACCTTAA